The Coregonus clupeaformis isolate EN_2021a chromosome 26, ASM2061545v1, whole genome shotgun sequence genome window below encodes:
- the LOC121538486 gene encoding protocadherin-11 X-linked isoform X3 — protein sequence MDLAGQAHVVVVLLTCLVLLSWAQEKDYTVREEQPENVRIGNLRKDLDLNLDPDFKLSSPLQFKPVYKTGDVPLVRVEANTGEIFTTAHRIDREKLCSGVFNEKRCFYEIEVAVLPDEIFRLVKIRFLIEDVNDNAPLFQSTVINISIPENTAINTRYPVPSAFDPDVGINGIQHYELVKSVSEFGLDIIETPEGDRWPQLIVQQSLDREQKDTFVMKIKVEDGGTPPKSSTAILQVTISDVNDNRPVFKDSEVEVNIPENAPVGTSVTQLHATDADLGSNAQIHFSFSNQISSSTKRHFAIDSTNGLITVKQPLDREATPVHKLIVLASDGSSTPSRATVIVNVTDINDNVPSIDTRYIMNLVNGTVLLSENAPLNTKIALITVTDKDSDLNGKVTCYTDHDVPFRLKPVFDDQFLLETAAPLDYETTREYAIKIVASDSGKPPLNTSAMVLIKIKDENDNAPIFPQPEIQLSIPENNDPSTQLIKISARDADSGHNAEIIYSLGPDAPDGFNIDRRSGILSVGKRLDREKHEKYSFTVMARDNGSTSLQSNVTVRLIVQDLNDNSPAFTHPEYNFYVPENLPLYGTVGLITVTDSDAGDNAVVTLSILNGKDNFVIDPRTGVIKPNLTFDREQQSSYTFMVKAVDGGQPPSTSYAKVTINVVDVNDNRPVFVIPSSNYSYDLVQSTTSPGSVVTRVFAIDNDTGMNAELQYSIIGGSPRGLFAIDKTTGNITLQEKILAADQGLHRLVVKVKDLGQPESLHAIALIHLFINETVSNATFIEEQLRKSLETPLDRNVGDSEVTPQANGYVIVVIAIIAGTMTVILVIFVTALVRCRQTPRHKVVQKGKQSGEWVSPNQENRQIKKKKKKKKRSPKSLLLNFVTIEESKPDDPSQEHINGTLDLPVELDEQTMGKYNWATTPTTFKPDSPDLAKHYKSASPQPTFQIKPETPMAPNKHHVIQELPLDNTFVVGCDSHSKCSSTSSDPYSVSECSCQGGFKTPGQIHTRQETALKPPLYGTLCGTGTTRSHRIKINL from the exons ATGGACTTAGCAGGTCAGGCtcatgtggtggtggtgttgctcACCTGCCTGGTCTTGCTGTCCTGGGCCCAAGAGAAGGACTACACGGTGAGGGAGGAGCAGCCCGAGAATGTCCGCATCGGGAACCTGCGGAAGGACTTGGACCTGAACCTTGACCCTGACTTCAAGCTGTCCTCGCCACTGCAGTTCAAGCCCGTCTACAAAACGGGCGATGTGCCTTTGGTGAGGGTAGAAGCCAACACTGGGGAGATATTCACCACGGCTCACCGCATCGACCGCGAGAAGCTCTGCTCGGGAGTATTCAACGAGAAGCGCTGCTTCTACGAGATCGAGGTAGCCGTTCTGCCTGACGAGATCTTCCGTCTGGTCAAGATCCGGTTCCTGATTGAGGACGTCAATGACAACGCTCCACTCTTCCAGTCCACCGTTATAAACATCTCCATCCCAGAGAACACAGCCATCAACACCCGGTACCCCGTGCCCTCTGCGTTTGACCCAGATGTGGGGATCAATGGGATTCAACACTATGAACTTGTCAAG agTGTGAGTGAGTTTGGCCTGGACATCATCGAGACCCCAGAGGGAGACAGATGGCCTCAGCTGATCGTCCAGCAGAGCCTGGACCGCGAGCAGAAGGACACCTTCGTCATGAAGATCAAGGTGGAGGACGGAGGAACGCCCCCAAAGTCCAGCACGGCCATCCTCCAGGTCACCATCTCCGACGTCAACGACAATCGACCGGTCTTCAAGGACAGCGAGGTGGAGGTGAACATCCCAGAGAACGCCCCCGTGGGAACCTCCGTCACCCAGCTCCACGCCACGGACGCAGACCTCGGCTCCAACGCACAGATCCACTTCTCCTTCTCCAACCAGATCTCCTCGTCCACCAAGAGACATTTTGCCATCGACAGCACCAACGGACTGATCACCGTCAAGCAGCCCTTAGACCGGGAAGCCACTCCGGTCCACAAACTCATCGTCCTGGCCAGCGACGGCAGCTCCACCCCCTCCAGAGCTACGGTTATCGTCAACGTTACGGACATTAATGACAACGTTCCGTCCATAGACACTCGGTACATCATGAACCTTGTTAATGGAACGGTTCTGCTGTCAGAGAACGCTCCTCTCAACACAAAAATAGCCCTAATTACAGTGACGGACAAGGACTCGGATCTGAACGGCAAAGTGACTTGTTACACTGACCACGACGTTCCTTTCAGGTTAAAACCAGTGTTTGATGACCAGTTCCTGCTGGAGACTGCAGCCCCCTTAGATTACGAAACAACCAGGGAATATGCAATTAAGATAGTGGCGTCGGATTCAGGGAAGCCTCCTTTGAACACTTCAGCGATGGTTTTAATTAAAATTAAGGACGAGAATGACAACGCTCCCATCTTCCCTCAGCCTGAGATTCAGCTGTCCATACCAGAGAACAATGATCCGTCCACGCAGCTCATAAAGATCAGTGCCAGGGATGCAGACAGCGGACATAATGCTGAGATTATTTATTCTCTTGGCCCCGACGCTCCCGATGGGTTTAACATAGATCGGCGGTCAGGAATCCTCTCCGTTGGCAAACGCCTGGacagagagaagcacgagaaGTATTCGTTCACTGTCATGGCGAGGGACAATGGGTCTACTTCGCTGCAGAGCAATGTCACAGTGAGGTTGATAGTGCAGGACCTCAACGACAACAGCCCAGCTTTCACCCATCCTGAGTATAACTTCTACGTGCCTGAGAATCTGCCTCTATATGGTACAGTGGGTCTGATCACCGTCACAGACTCTGACGCAGGTGACAACGCCGTCGTAACGCTGTCCATCCTGAACGGGAAAGACAATTTTGTTATTGATCCCCGGACCGGTGTGATCAAACCCAACCTCACATTCGACAGAGAGCAGCAGAGCTCTTACACCTTTATGGTGAAGGCCGTAGACGGAGGGCAACCGCCCAGCACTTCATACGCCAAGGTCACCATAAACGTCGTGGACGTCAATGACAATCGACCCGTTTTTGTTATCCCCTCGTCCAACTACTCTTACGATCTGGTCCAGTCTACCACCAGCCCTGGGTCTGTGGTCACCAGAGTGTTCGCTATAGACAATGACACTGGCATGAACGCTGAGCTGCAGTACAGCATCATTGGAGGATCACCAAGAGGCCTGTTTGCCATAGACAAAACAACTGGTAATATAACTCTGCAGGAGAAGATATTAGCAGCCGATCAGGGTTTACACCGGCTGGTGGTGAAAGTCAAAGACCTGGGCCAGCCGGAGTCCTTACACGCCATCGCCCTCATTCATCTGTTCATTAACGAGACTGTTTCCAACGCTACGTTCATTGAAGAGCAGCTACGTAAGAGCTTGGAGACTCCATTGGACCGTAACGTGGGAGACAGTGAGGTCACACCCCAAGCCAACGGATACGTGATTGTTGTCATCGCTATTATCGCTGGGACTATGACAGTCATCTTAGTCATCTTCGTGACGGCCTTGGTGCGCTGCCGCCAGACGCCCAGGCACAAAGTGGTGCAGAAGGGCAAGCAGAGCGGCGAGTGGGTGTCGCCCAACCAGGAGAACCGTCAAAtcaagaagaaaaagaagaaaaagaagagatCCCCTAAGAGCCTCCTCTTGAACTTTGTCACCATAGAAGAATCCAAGCCTGATGATCCCAGCCAGGAGCACATTAATGGAACCCTGGACCTCCCCGTGGAGCTAGATGAGCAGACCATGGGGAAATACAACTGGGCCACTACGCCGACCACCTTCAAACCTGACAGTCCAGACTTAGCCAAGCATTACAAGTCTGCCTCCCCACAGCCGACCTTCCAAATCAAACCAGAGACCCCGATGGCGCCCAATAAACATCACGTGATTCAGGAGCTCCCGCTAGACAACACGTTTGTGGTGGGCTGTGACTCGCACTCCAAGTGCTCCTCCACCAGTTCGGACCCGTACTCTGTCTCAGAGTGCAGCTGTCAGGGAGGATTCAAGACTCCTGGGCAAATCCACACCAGACAG GAGACGGCACTGAAACCACCACTCTATGGCACACTCTGTGGCACAGGTACAACTCGCTCCCACAGGATAAAAATCAATCTCTAG